CGCGCTCGGTGGGCATCGCCGCGATGGCGTGGTTCGTCCTGCGCTTCGTGAAGCTGGCCTCGCGCTTCGTCGAGCAGACGGTGGCGCGCGAGGAGAGCGGGGGCAACGTGGGGCGCGCGCGCGGGCTGCGCACGCAGCTGGCCGTCCTGCGCCGCGTGGTGGAGGTGGCGGTGGTCCTCGTCTCCGGGTCGATCCTGCTGCTCCAGTTCGAGGCGGTGCGCAACGTGGGCGTGTCGCTGCTGGCCTCCGCGGGCATCGCCGGTCTCTTCATCGGCCTGGCGGCGCAGAAGTCCATCTCCACGCTGCTGGCGGGCATCCAGCTGTCCATCACCCAGCCCATCCGCATCGGCGACACCGTCATCGTGGAGAACGAGTGGGGCTGGGTGGAGGAGATCACCCTCACCTACGTGGTGGTGAAGGTGTGGGACCTGCGCCGGCTGGTGATTCCCATGGGCCACTTCCTGGAGAAGCCCTTCCAGAACTGGAGCAAGGTGTCGCCGGAGATCCTCGGCACGGCGGAGTTCTACGTGGACTTCCGCACCGACGTGCCCGCGACGCGCGCGGAGCTCAAGCGCATCCTCGACGAGGAGTCGAACGGGTTGTGGGACGGCAAGGTCCACGCCCTCCAGGTGACGGACCTGTCCGAGCGCACCATGAAGCTGCGCGCCCTGGTGAGCGCGGCGGACTCCGGCAAGGCCTTCGAGCTGCGCTGCGTGGTCCGCGAGAAGCTCATGGCCTGGTTGAAGCAGCAGCCCCACGGCCTGCCCATGCTGCGCACCGAGGCGAGCCTCGCGGAGACCGACGCCGCCGACGCGCCACGGGCGGCACCCCACCGGCTGGCCACCGTGCCCGTGGAGTGAACGTCGGCGTCCGCCGCGCGCGCCCGCGAACACATGGCCCCCGGGAGCCGACCTGGACTGTCCGGGAGTGGACACTCCAGGCCACGACCCCAGGGCTGGGTGAGTTGTCGGAATTCGCCGATTAAACGGAAAGTGCGGGCCGCCTCGACGAGGTGTGCGGGTGACTGCGCGCTTCGTGGGGGCCCCCGAGGAGGCCGTGGAAGCCGCGGCCGCCCGGGAGATCCGCGGCGCACCACCACACTCTTCCGTAGGAGCGATGCCCATGAAGCGGCTGATTCCGTTTGCCCTGTTGCTGCTGAGTCCCACGCCGGTCCTCGCTGGCGCGAATGACACGGAACTCTGGATCACCCTCGGTTCGGACGCGGTGAAGCCGGTGACGGAGGCCTTCGCTCGCGAGGGCTGGGCGGCGCCGACGCCCTACCTGACGAAGGACGACGTCACGCTGCTGCCCGTGTTCGAGTCGCAGCTCGAGCGCATCGCGCAGGTGATGCACGACAAGTTCAACCGCTGCGCGGGCTTCGTGACCTACGACTCGTATCAGGAGGCGATGGCGTCGCTGACGCCCTCCGCGCAGGCCGACGTGTGGCCGCCGACGGTCCCCAGCTACACGCTCGACAGCGCGGCGACGGTGAACAAGCTCATCGCGGTGCTGGCGGAGTCCAACATCCGCGGCACCATCAACTCCATGTCGGCGTACACCACGCGCTACTACACGTCGACCACGGGCGTGAGCTCCGCCAACTGGCTGCGGACCCACTGGGCGAGCCTGGCCGCGGGCCGCTCCGACATCACCACGGAGCTGTTCAACCATGCCAGCTGGGCGCAGCCCTCCGTCATCCTCACCATCCAGGGCACCACGTTGCCCAATCAGGTGGTGGTGGTGGGCGGGCACCTGGACTCCATCTCGTCCGGCAGCACCGCGCCGGGAGCGGATGACAACGCCTCCGGTATCGCCACCTTCACGGAGGTCATCCGCGCGGCCGTGGCGGTGGGCTACCGGCCGGCGCGCACGGTGAAGTTCATCGGCTACGCGGCGGAGGAGGTCGGGCTGCGCGGCTCGAAGGAGATCGCCGCCTACTTCAAGAACAACGGCATCGACGTGGTGGGCGTGCTCCAACTGGACATGACCAACTACACGCCCACCAACGCGACGGCCAAGGTGGGCGTCATCACCGACTACACCAACGCGAACCAGAACACGTTCCTGCGCAACCTCATCAGCACGTACGTGGGCGTCACCCAGGCGAACAGCACGTGCGGCTATGCGTGCTCGGACCACGCCTCCTGGTCCAACGCCGGCTTCGCGGCCTCCATCCCGCACGAGGCCATCGTCAGCCAGGGCAACCCCTACATCCACACGGTGAACGACACCATCGCCCGCTCCGGCAGCACCGCGAACCACGCGCTGCACTTCGCGAAGATCGCCGCCGCGTACGTCGCCGAGCTGGGTGAGGGCTCCGCGCCGTAGTCGTCGACCGGGCCGCCTCGTCCCAGGGCTGGTGGGGCGGGGCGGCGCCTGGGCGTCCCGCCTCGTCCCATTCCGACGCGGACGCGTTCCGCGCGAACGCGGGGCGGGCGGCGCGCTTCCCCCCGAGCCCCGTGTCACGTGCTCGGGTGGCCCTCCGGCCGTTGGTACATGCCTTGCTCTTGGGCGCCGCGGGCGTCATGGAGGCCCAGCTCGCATGTACTATCCATCCCCGCCCTCGGCCGTCCAGTGTGGCGCGTACGGCTGCATGTACCCGGCGCCGGTGCATCCCTCGGCCCAGTGTGCCTTCTGCGCGTACTACTACTGCACGGCACACGGTCCGAAGCCGTGTCGGTACTGCCACGTCTACGTCTGCCAGGGCTGCTGGTCCCATTCGCGCCCATGCTGTGCCTGGGCGGGGAGCACCCTGGTCTCCTCCAGCACCCCTTCATCCCATCCGTTCTCCGGGGCCTTCTCCTCCGGCTCCACGTCGTCCACTGGCTATGCCAGCGCGATGGGCGTCTCCACCGACGACATCGAGAATGCCATCAAGGGGAAGGACCGCTGGCCCACCTTCGTTGACTACAACGAGGGAGACGCCTTCGACTTCTGGCAGAGCAAGGCGTTCCCGGGGCTGAACGTGAAGCTCCTGATTGTCGCCGAGGGGGCCCTCTTCGAGGCGCACGTGAAATGGGACAAGCGCGTGTGGTACCGCGACGACCCCTACGCCATGAGCCTGAAGGTCGCGCTCAAGGGGTCGAAGAGGGACATGTGCCACGAGTCGCGTCCCAACATCATGAGCGATTCACATCGCTATCTCTGGGGGACGCTCCTCGCGCGCGCTCGCAAGGTGCTCGCCAACCATCATGCGGCGAGGCTCATGACGGAGTTCGGGCTGGCGAACGTCGTGACCGCCGACCTCGTCCGCACGCTCGTGGGAACCGGCAGGATGAGCGACCTGGCCGCCCTGTACCTCTGCTCCACGCTGCCGTTGTCGGTGTGGGAGCAGGAGGCCTGGTCCCTGATGCTCGACGTGATGACGAAGTGACGCCACTCGCGGGGAGGCCCACGCGGTGGGGCCGCGGGTGACGGGCCAGGACCTGGGCGCCCTCATGGCCTGCTAGATTCCCCTTTCGCGCCGGCGGCGGTGGCATTGTCAGGGGTCTCATGGCTTACACGGCGGAAATCAGTCGCAACCATCCGGCGAGCATCCTGCTCCTCGTCGACCAGTCGGGCTCGATGGACGAGCCCTTCGGTGGGGTGGCGGGGAATCGCAAGAAGTCGGAGGGGGTGGCGGACGTCACCAACCGGCTGCTCCAGAACCTCGTGGTGCGCTGCGCGCGCGAGGACGGCATCCGGGACTACTTCCACGTGGGCGTGCTCGGCTACGGCGAGCAGGTGGGCCCGGCCTTCTCGGGCGCCCTCGCGGGCAGGGGGCTGGTGCCCATCAGCGAGATTGGCCATGCCCCGGCGCGACTGGAGGAGCGGGTCCGCGAGCGGGAGGACGGGATGGGCGGGCTGGTCAAGGAGAAGGTCCGCTTCCCCATCTGGTTCGAGCCCGTGGCGAATGGACCCACGCCGATGTGCGGCGCGCTCCAGCAGGCGATGGAGCAGGTCGGTGGTTGGTTGCGCGCGCACCCGGAGGGCTTTCCACCCCTGGTGGTGAACATCTCCGACGGTCAGCCCACGGATGGAGACCCCACGCCCATCGCCTCCGCGCTCCGACGACTGCGCAGCTCGGATGGCGAGGTGCTCCTCCTCAACGTGCACCTCTCGTCGAATCCCGCCGCTCCCATCCAGTTCCCGGAGTCGGAGGCGGGCCTGCCGGACGAGCACGCGCGGCTCCTCTTCCGCCTCTCCAGCCCGCTGACGCCCGGCATGCATGCCGCGGCGAGGGAGGAGGGGCACTCCGTGCGCGATGGCGCGCGCGGCTTCGTCTTCAACGCGGACGTCGTGTCGCTCATCAAGTTCCTGAACATCGGAACGCGCCCCAGCAACCTCCGCTAGAGCCCCTCCCGTGCGAATCGACTCCGACGTGCTCTGGCTCCCGAAGGCGGGCAACGCGCCCTCCGAGAACGAGGACGCGCATGCGCTGTCCCTGGGTCGCTCCTCGGGCGATGCGCCGTTCCATGCCGCCGTGGCCGACGGCGCGACGGAGAGCCTCTTCTCCGGCGCGTGGGCCCGGGCGCTCGCGGAGGCGTATGTCCAGGGCGGACTCCACGGCGCGGACGACCTGCTCGCGGTCCTTCCCGCGCTGCAAAGGGACTGGCACGCGGCCGTCGAGGCGCGAGAGCTGCCCTGGTATGCGCGCGAGAAGGCCCACCAGGGCGCGTTCGCGGCGGTGCTCGGCGTGAGCATCTCGGGCCGCGACTGGACCGCGCTGGCGGTGGGGGACTCGTGTCTCTTCCACGTCCGGGAGGACGCGCTGCTGCGGGCCTTCCCCCTGGAGACCGCGGAGGCGCTGGGGACGAATCCCTACCTGGTCTCCACGCACGTCGCGCGCAACGTGGGGCTGGCGTCGCGCGTGTCGGTCGTGGCGGGAGTGCTCCACCCCGGGGACCTTCTCCTTCTGATGACGGACGCGCTCGCGGGCTGGTTCCTCACGGAGCACGAGGCGGGACGGGCGCCCTGGCGGCAGCTCCCGCGTCCCGGAGAGTCGGCGCGTCACGAGGACTTCATCCGGACGCTGCGGGACGCGGGGCGTCTTCGCAATGACGACGTCACGCTGCTGCGGTTGACGGCGGGGGCGTGACGGCATGTCGATTCCCTCGGACAGCGAGTACCAGCTGGCCCTCCAGAATCCCCAGCGGGCCTTCGTGGACGAGGAGCTGAGGGCGGGCATCGTGGAGGTGGGCACCGGAGGGCTGGCGGGCCTGCCCCGGCCTCGCGCGGGTGCGTTCGCCACCACGTACAATGTCCAGTGCGGCCGGCGGGCCTTCGCGGTGCGGTGCTTCACGCGGCCCATCCCGCTGGACCTGGAGTCGCGCTACCTGGAGATCGAGCGGCACCTGGCCCTGCATTGGCTGCCGCAGATGGTGGGGGCGGCCTTCCTCCCGAAGGGCATCCTCGTGCGAGGGCGCTGGTGGCCCGTCGTGAAGATGGACTGGGCCCAGGGCGAATCCCTGGAGCGTTACGTCGCCGCGAACCTCGAGCATCCCGGCGCGCTCTTCGTCCTCGCCGTCGAGTGGCTCGAGCTGCTGGCGTCGCTGCGCGAGGCGGGCATCGCGCATGGCGATCTCCATCACGGCAACGTGCTCGTGACGCCCGAGGGCCTCAAGCTGGTCGACTACGACGGGATGTTCGTGCCGGCGCTCGAGGGCTTCGGGAGCCACGAGCAGGGGCATGCCAGCTATCAGCATCCCCGCCGCGCGCCCGGCGCCTTCCACGCACGGCTCGACCACTTCCCCGCCTGGAGCGTGTGGCTCTCCCTGGTCGCGCTCGCGCACGACCCGTCGCTCTGGAGCCGCTTCCACGGCGGCGATGATTGCCTGTTGTTCCGCCGGAAGGACTACGAGGCGCCGGAGCGCTCCGCCGTGCTCCAGGCGCTGCTGGACTCGCCGCACCCGCGCGTGCGCGCCGCCGCGGCGTCGTTCCGGTCGATGCTCGCGCTCCCCGCCGGGCAGGTCCCCGCGCTGGAGGTCGCGGCGCTCTCGGCGCTGGCCATGGAGCCGGGGGCGCCCTCCGCGTCCACGGAGCCTGGCGTCCTGGACGCCGCAGGGGTGATGGCCCGTTTCATCGCGCCGCCTCGTCAGGTGCCGCTGGCGTTCGCTCCGGAGCACTCGACCGACCAGCAGATGGCCAGCGGCTTCATCGCCACCGCCGCCCTGGGCCTCATCCCGAGCATGGCTGTCTCCGCGGGATGGCTGCTGGGCGTCGGAGTCTTCGGAGGGCTGGGGCTGTGGTGCGCCCGCGAGGCCTGGCAGCGCGATGGCGCGGTCCGTCAGGGGATGGAATGGCGCGGGCGCCAGGAGGAGGCCCGGCGATTCCTGGACACCACACAGGCGGAGCTCGCGAGCCGTGAGAGCGCCTTCCGTCTGCGGGAGACGGCGTGGCGGGACGCGAACGCCCAGCACCTGGCGGCCCAGGAGGCGCTGCACGCCAGGATGTCGGCTGCCCGTGCGCAAGGGGCCGCCCCGGACCGGATGGAGCTCGACCTGCTGGAGGGCCGGCGCGCGCAGCTCGACCGGGAGGAGCACAACGCCGTCAAGGACCTGGAGGCCGCGGCGCGGGCCTGGCGAGAGGACCGCGTGCTCCAGGCCACGCTGAGCGAAGAGGCGAGGTGGGCGTGGGAGCGGCGACACACGGAGGCGCTCCGGCGGCTGGCCGAGCAGTTCGACGAGCGGAGACTGGCACTGGAGACCTCCCTGGAACAGGAGATGGAGCAGGCCAAGTATAGGGGCACGGTGTCGTCGGGGTTCCGGAGCGCGATGCAGGAGTCCCGACGATTGTCCGTCGCCTTCCGCGCGCGCGACGTCGGAGCGGGCGTTGCCTGGTGGGAGCTGCGGCGCGCGCGGCTGCTCGCCAGACGGGCGCTGCTGGAGTCGGAGTGGGCGCTGGAACGCCATGGCCGCGTGGGCTTCTCGGCGTTCCTCCTCCATCTCCTGCGCGTCCCCCAGGAGAGCGACGGACGCTGAGAGAAGTGCGCGCGGTCCGCCCGGGGCGGCGGTAGGCTCGCCCGCGCGGGGTGGACCATGGCGATGACGTGGCAGTCCTCTCAGTGGGCAGTGGCGCGGTCGATGCTGTTGTCGTGCCTCCTCGTGGTGGGCTCCGCGCTGGCGGGCCCATCGGCGTCCGCGCGGACGCCGCCCCGGGAGACGCTCCAGTCGGTGGTGGACGCGCTGGTGGCGGAGGCCGCCCGGCTGACGCCGGGAACGGACGTGGCCATCGCGGTGCGCGACCTGCGGACGGGCGAGTACGCGGGGGCCTCCGACACGGTGCCCCATGTCTCCGCCAGCTCCGCGAAGGTGTTCTGGGTCGCCGCCGCCCTGAAGCAGGCGGACGCGGCGAAGGTGGCGCCCCTGGCCGAGAAGGTCTTCCGCACGTCCGACAACGAGGCCTCCGGCGAGGTCATCGACCTGGTGGGCGGGCCGGACGCCATCAACGTCTACCTGCGCTCGCTGGACGTGAAGAACACCGCCCTCACGAAGTGGAACTATGGCAAGCCCCGCCGCGCCACCAACTCCCCCCAGGCCATGGGGAACGACAACTACCTCTGCGCCGCGGACGCGGTGTCCTTCCTCCACCGCCTGGACCAGGGGGCGCTGTTGAAGCCCATGCCCACGTCGCGGCTGCTCGCGTGGATGGAGCTGACGCCTCGCCAGGGGTGTGGTGGGTGGCTCGGGACGCTGCTCCCGCCGAAGGCCCGCGCCACGCTGCGGCACAAGGCGGGGTGGCTGCCGCCGGGGTGTTGCTCGGACGACACGCGCTACAACATCCTCAACGACGTGGGGCTCGTCCGGCTCCCGGATGGGGGACGCTATGCCGTGGCCATCCTGGCGGCGCGCGGGCCGGACTGGCCGCGACAGGCGTTCTTCGTCGAGCGCGCGTCCTGCGTGCTGTACCGCGCGCTCTCCGGGGAGGCGTCGCTCGACTGCGGGGAGGCGCTCGCGAAGCAGGGCGGCCCCACGCCGGTGCGCGTGGAGGACGGTGGCACGCCGCCGGACTACGATTGCTGAGCCCCGCGAGGCGGGGCCAGGGCAGGCCCCCGTCGAGCGACCGGAACCCGGGAGGATGGTCATGGAGTGTTGCCGCTACCACGCCGTGGGCGAGGGCTTCGACTCGGCCTTCACGGTGGATTCGTCGCGCGTCACCTTCGGCAGGGGGTGCCTGGGCGAGGTGGGGGACAGGGCCCGGGCGCTCGGCATGCGGCGCGTGGCGCTGTTCACCGACGCGGGCATGGCGCGACTGGCGCATTTCGAGAAGGTGAAGCAGTCCCTGCTCGAGTACGGGCTGGAGGTGGAGGTCTTCAGCGACGTGCGCATCGAGCCCACGGACCGCTCCTTCCTGGAGGCGTGGCGCTTCGCGGCGGACTTCCGGCCGGACGGCTACGTGTCGCTGGGAGGTGGCTCCGTCATCGACACGTGCAAGGCGGCCAACCTGTACGCGACGTGGCCCGCGGACTTCCTGACGTACGTGAACGCGCCGGTGGGCGAGGGGCGTCCGGTGCCGGGTCCGCTCAAGCCGCACATCGCCTGTCCCACGACGTCCGGGACGGGGAGCGAGGTCACCGGCATCACCATCTTCGACCTGTTGTCGATGGGCGCGAAGACCGGCATCGCGTCCCCCGCGCTGCGCCCCACCGAGGCGTTGGTGGACCCCGACTGCACGGCGACGCTGCCGGGCGAGGTGGTGGCGGCCAGTGGCCTGGACGTGTTGTCCCACGCGTTGGAGTCGTACACCGCGCGCCCGTACGTGCGCCGGCCGACGCCGCCGCGTCCGCACCTGCGGCCCATGAGCCAGGGCGCCAATCCCTGGAGCGACCTGGGCTGTCGCGAGGCGCTCCGGTTGATGGGGCTGTACCTGGAGCGCGGCGTCCGGGACGCGAGCGACCACGAGGCGCGCGAGCAGCTCATGTGGGCCGCGACGCTGGCGGGCATCGCCTTCGGCAACGCGGGGGTGCACGCGCCCCACGGCATGGCCTACGCGGTGGCGGGGTTGGTGAAGGGCTTCCGTCCCTCCGGCTACCCGAGCGAGGAGCCGCTGGTGCCGCACGGCATGGCGGTCATCCTCAACGCGCCGGCGGTGTTCCGGTACACGGCGGAGGAGAGCCCGGAGCGGCACCTGGAGGCCGCGACGTGGCTCGGCGCGGACGCGCGGGGGGCGGGGCCGGGCGACGCGGGCGAGGTGCTCGCGACGCGGCTCATCCACCTCATGCGCGCGGTGGGCATGCCCAATGGGCTGGGCGGGGTGGGGTACACGGGGGCGGACGTGCCGGCCCTCACGGAGGGTGCCTTCCCGCAGCAGCGCCTGATGCAGAATGCTCCGCGAGAGATGTCGCGCCCGGTGCTCTCGCGGTTGTTCGAGTCCGCGCTGGGCTACTGGTAGTCGCGAGGAGGCCGACGCCGTGCCCGAGGTGGAGACACCGGAGCGCTATCCGTACTTCCTGCCCATCACCACCCGGTGGATGGACAACGACGTGTACGGCCACATCAACAACGTCACCTACTACAGCTACTTCGACACGGTGGCGAACCACTACCTCATCCACGAGGGCGGCCTGGACATCCACGCCAGCCCCGTCATCGGGCTGGTGGTGGAGTCGAAGTGCAACTACCGCGCGCCGCTGGCCTATCCGGATCGGCTGCGCGCGGGGCTGCGCGTGGACGTCCTGGGCACGCGCTCGGTGACGTACGGCATCGGCATCTTCAAGGAGGGCGCGACGGAGGCCGCCGCGCACGGCCACTTCGTGCATGTCTTCGTGGACCGGGCCTCCCGCAAGTCCACGCCGATTCCCGACCCGCTGCGCGCCGCGCTCTCCCGGCTCGTGAGGTGAGCGCGGGGATGCGCGGACCCCGGGGCCCGCGCATCCGTCTCCGTCACGACTCGTGCGCCGCGTGGATGGGCGGTCGGCGCACGGACCAGGGGCGCGCCTGCTCGAGCTGTCCCGCCAGTCGGAACAGGGTGGCCTCGTCCGCGTAGCGCCCCACGAACTGGACGCCGATGGGCAGCCCCTCCTCGTTCCAGTGGAGGGGGACGTTCATCGCCGGCTGGCCCGTGACGTTGTAGAGCACCGTGAAGGGGTTGAGCGTGAAGACGTGGCGGTACCACTCGGCGGCCGTCCGGGGGGCGTTGGCGTCGAGCACCCCCAGCTTGGGCGGAGGGATGGCCGTCGTCGGCGACAGCAGCACGTCGTAGTCCTGGAAGAAGGCGCCCACCGCGCGCGAAACCGTGTTGAAGGTGGCGGAGGCAAGCTGGAGGTCCGACGCCTTCAGCCCCCGGCCGTATTGGACCGCGGCCCAGGTGCTCGCCTCCAGCGTCTCCGGCCCCGCCTGCCGGCCCGTCTGGGCGCCGAGCGCCCCCGCCCACAGCGCCATGAACGAGGACCAGACGGACGTCAACGCGTCGAGCATCGCGGCGTCATCGTAGACGGGCGCGGCCTCGATGAGGTCGTGGCCGAGCGAGGCGCACAGCCGCGCCGCGTCCTCCAGCGCCGTCAGACAGTCCTTGTCGACCGGCGCGCCAGAGCCCGGCGCGCGGCACAGCGCGATGCGCAGCCGCCTGGGCTCCCGGAGCACCTCCTCCACGTAGGGGCGCTCGGGCGGCGGCGCGTAGTAGGGGTCGCCCACCGCGGGACCCTGCGACGCGTCGAGCATGGCCGCGCTGTCCCTCACGGAGCGCGACAGCACGTGCTCCACGGCGATGCCCTGGATGGCCTCGCCCATGTCGGGCCCCACCGAGACGCGCCCCCGCGTCGGCTTCAGGCCGAACAAGGCGCAGTGCGCGGCGGGGATGCGGATGGAACCTCCGCCGTCGTTGCCATGGGCCATGGGAACGATGCCCGCGGCCACCGCGGCCGCGGTGCCTCCGCTGGAGCCGCCCGTGCTGCGGCTGGGGTCCCAGGGGTTGAGCGTGGGGCCGTGGAGCACCGGCTCCGTGCTGGTGTTGTTGCCGAACTCGGGCGTGTTCGTCCGGCCCAGCGTGACGAGCCCCGCGCGCCGGTAATGGGCCATCAGCGTCGTGTCGTGCGGGAACACCAGCCCCTGGGCCAGTCGGCTGCCCAGGTCCGTGGGGACGTTCGCCGCGTGCAGGGCCAGGTCCTTGATGAGGAAGGGCACCCCCTTGAAGGGGCCCTCCACCAGGCCCGCTTGGAGTGTCTGGCGCGCGTCGGCCTCGCGCACCTCGATGACCGCGTTGAGCTTCGGATTGACCCGGGCCACCGCTTCCAGCGCGGTGTCCAACAGCTCCGCGGGCGACACCTCGCCCCGACGAACCAGCTCGGACAACCCCAGCGCGTCGTACCGCGTGTACTCGTCAAGATGCATGGCAACCCCCGTCGAGCGTGGGCCACGACCTCGCGGCCCTTTGGCGTGCGGGCGAGGATACCCGCCCCCGAGGTCGGAGATGTACCCGGGGGCGCGTCACCGCCCGGTCACGACAGATGGGTGTGTCGCAATCGCCTCGCTCGCCGCGACCCACGCGGTCGCCATCGTCCACGCAGCGCGTCGTGGGGCAGGTCGTGCCACCACCACCCGGCGGGGAGGCTTGCAAACAAATGTAGCTTGGTTGCAATCCGTGGCGTCAGCCGGTGGCGCGAGGCGGACCGTCGAGCTGGGCGCCGACGAGGGCGGCATAGACACCGCCCCGCGCCAGCAGGGCCTCGTGACGTCCAATCTCCACCACCCGTCCCTCGTCCATGACCAGGATGACGTCCGCGTCGCGGATGGTGCTCAGCCGGTGCGCGATGACGACGCGGGTGCAGCTCAGCGCCGCGAGGGCGCGCTGGACCTGGCTCTCCGTGGTGGCGTCGAGGGCGCTGGTCGCTTCGTCCAGCAGGAGGATGGCGGGCCGGCGCACCAGGGCCCTGGCGAGCGCGAGGCGCTGGCGCTGGCCGCCGGACATGGACAGCCCCCGGTCCGTCAGGGGCGTGTCGTAGCGCAAGGGCATGGCCTGGATGTCGTCGTGCAGGTGCGCCAGCCGCGCGGCCTCCTCGACGCGGGCCATGTCCAGCTCAGGGTCGCTCAGGGTGATGTTGTCGCGCAGCGAGGCGTTGAAGAAGGAGGCGTCCTGGAGCACCACCCCGAGCTGGCCGCGCACCGAGTGCAGGTCCAGCTCGCCCAGGTCGGTGCCGTCGTAGAGGACCTTGCCGGAGGTGGGCAGGTACAGCCCGA
This sequence is a window from Myxococcus stipitatus. Protein-coding genes within it:
- a CDS encoding mechanosensitive ion channel family protein, giving the protein MVASISPAAWVSVLMAQTPGEGVSPPPAPPWWTSWGLDLWQWVGLAGVVVGAWLVGRGLEWFVLRLVVRATALTKSGWDDQLAQSARGPSRYLLFAVLVAAGTLVLKLPAVAKHGVDVAARSVGIAAMAWFVLRFVKLASRFVEQTVAREESGGNVGRARGLRTQLAVLRRVVEVAVVLVSGSILLLQFEAVRNVGVSLLASAGIAGLFIGLAAQKSISTLLAGIQLSITQPIRIGDTVIVENEWGWVEEITLTYVVVKVWDLRRLVIPMGHFLEKPFQNWSKVSPEILGTAEFYVDFRTDVPATRAELKRILDEESNGLWDGKVHALQVTDLSERTMKLRALVSAADSGKAFELRCVVREKLMAWLKQQPHGLPMLRTEASLAETDAADAPRAAPHRLATVPVE
- a CDS encoding M20/M25/M40 family metallo-hydrolase, which produces MKRLIPFALLLLSPTPVLAGANDTELWITLGSDAVKPVTEAFAREGWAAPTPYLTKDDVTLLPVFESQLERIAQVMHDKFNRCAGFVTYDSYQEAMASLTPSAQADVWPPTVPSYTLDSAATVNKLIAVLAESNIRGTINSMSAYTTRYYTSTTGVSSANWLRTHWASLAAGRSDITTELFNHASWAQPSVILTIQGTTLPNQVVVVGGHLDSISSGSTAPGADDNASGIATFTEVIRAAVAVGYRPARTVKFIGYAAEEVGLRGSKEIAAYFKNNGIDVVGVLQLDMTNYTPTNATAKVGVITDYTNANQNTFLRNLISTYVGVTQANSTCGYACSDHASWSNAGFAASIPHEAIVSQGNPYIHTVNDTIARSGSTANHALHFAKIAAAYVAELGEGSAP
- a CDS encoding vWA domain-containing protein is translated as MAYTAEISRNHPASILLLVDQSGSMDEPFGGVAGNRKKSEGVADVTNRLLQNLVVRCAREDGIRDYFHVGVLGYGEQVGPAFSGALAGRGLVPISEIGHAPARLEERVREREDGMGGLVKEKVRFPIWFEPVANGPTPMCGALQQAMEQVGGWLRAHPEGFPPLVVNISDGQPTDGDPTPIASALRRLRSSDGEVLLLNVHLSSNPAAPIQFPESEAGLPDEHARLLFRLSSPLTPGMHAAAREEGHSVRDGARGFVFNADVVSLIKFLNIGTRPSNLR
- a CDS encoding protein phosphatase 2C domain-containing protein; amino-acid sequence: MRIDSDVLWLPKAGNAPSENEDAHALSLGRSSGDAPFHAAVADGATESLFSGAWARALAEAYVQGGLHGADDLLAVLPALQRDWHAAVEARELPWYAREKAHQGAFAAVLGVSISGRDWTALAVGDSCLFHVREDALLRAFPLETAEALGTNPYLVSTHVARNVGLASRVSVVAGVLHPGDLLLLMTDALAGWFLTEHEAGRAPWRQLPRPGESARHEDFIRTLRDAGRLRNDDVTLLRLTAGA
- a CDS encoding serine hydrolase, which codes for MAMTWQSSQWAVARSMLLSCLLVVGSALAGPSASARTPPRETLQSVVDALVAEAARLTPGTDVAIAVRDLRTGEYAGASDTVPHVSASSAKVFWVAAALKQADAAKVAPLAEKVFRTSDNEASGEVIDLVGGPDAINVYLRSLDVKNTALTKWNYGKPRRATNSPQAMGNDNYLCAADAVSFLHRLDQGALLKPMPTSRLLAWMELTPRQGCGGWLGTLLPPKARATLRHKAGWLPPGCCSDDTRYNILNDVGLVRLPDGGRYAVAILAARGPDWPRQAFFVERASCVLYRALSGEASLDCGEALAKQGGPTPVRVEDGGTPPDYDC
- a CDS encoding hydroxyacid-oxoacid transhydrogenase yields the protein MECCRYHAVGEGFDSAFTVDSSRVTFGRGCLGEVGDRARALGMRRVALFTDAGMARLAHFEKVKQSLLEYGLEVEVFSDVRIEPTDRSFLEAWRFAADFRPDGYVSLGGGSVIDTCKAANLYATWPADFLTYVNAPVGEGRPVPGPLKPHIACPTTSGTGSEVTGITIFDLLSMGAKTGIASPALRPTEALVDPDCTATLPGEVVAASGLDVLSHALESYTARPYVRRPTPPRPHLRPMSQGANPWSDLGCREALRLMGLYLERGVRDASDHEAREQLMWAATLAGIAFGNAGVHAPHGMAYAVAGLVKGFRPSGYPSEEPLVPHGMAVILNAPAVFRYTAEESPERHLEAATWLGADARGAGPGDAGEVLATRLIHLMRAVGMPNGLGGVGYTGADVPALTEGAFPQQRLMQNAPREMSRPVLSRLFESALGYW
- a CDS encoding acyl-CoA thioesterase; the protein is MPEVETPERYPYFLPITTRWMDNDVYGHINNVTYYSYFDTVANHYLIHEGGLDIHASPVIGLVVESKCNYRAPLAYPDRLRAGLRVDVLGTRSVTYGIGIFKEGATEAAAHGHFVHVFVDRASRKSTPIPDPLRAALSRLVR
- a CDS encoding amidase → MHLDEYTRYDALGLSELVRRGEVSPAELLDTALEAVARVNPKLNAVIEVREADARQTLQAGLVEGPFKGVPFLIKDLALHAANVPTDLGSRLAQGLVFPHDTTLMAHYRRAGLVTLGRTNTPEFGNNTSTEPVLHGPTLNPWDPSRSTGGSSGGTAAAVAAGIVPMAHGNDGGGSIRIPAAHCALFGLKPTRGRVSVGPDMGEAIQGIAVEHVLSRSVRDSAAMLDASQGPAVGDPYYAPPPERPYVEEVLREPRRLRIALCRAPGSGAPVDKDCLTALEDAARLCASLGHDLIEAAPVYDDAAMLDALTSVWSSFMALWAGALGAQTGRQAGPETLEASTWAAVQYGRGLKASDLQLASATFNTVSRAVGAFFQDYDVLLSPTTAIPPPKLGVLDANAPRTAAEWYRHVFTLNPFTVLYNVTGQPAMNVPLHWNEEGLPIGVQFVGRYADEATLFRLAGQLEQARPWSVRRPPIHAAHES